The genomic window TTCGTCACGGTTCACGTCGCCGAAGGAGGAAGGAATGGAAACGACTTCACCATCAGCCTGCCGCGAGGCTTGTTGCAATTCACATGCAAAATCGTCAGAGTAACCGGCATTCTGGATCACTGCGTACAACTGCCGCCCGAAATCAAAAACCTTCAATTTCTTAAAGATATAAAATTCGAATTATAATCGAAGATCGTTATCCCTCGCTAAGAAAAGACGCCGGTGAATGTACATAACCTTCACCGGTTTTTCAATTTCAATATATTTTCCTCAGAGAATTCTACCGTTATGAGACCAATTTTTTTGCATTGGATGGCGGAAAAGATTCCGCAGTTCTCCTTCCGTTGGATATAATCCAATTGAACCGTTCGTTTTCTCCAATCCTTCCAACCAAATGAAAGACGATCTTGCTCGGCAAAAAATTCATAAACCTTGATTCCCTTTGTATCCGATAGCAATATAAAAAATCGCATAATCGATATGGTTGCGCCAAACGATAACGTCGTACGATTCATTCAAACCGGGGAGAATTGCATGTTGGAAGAGAAAATCCTTTATGGGCGGATATCATGAAAATATTAATCGTCGACGATTCGAAAACGTTTCGCCAGGTATTAAAAGCGGTGCTTTCCTCAGCGGGATACAATGAATTGATCGAAGCCGAATCGGCTAAGGAAGCTTTCGACATCTTGAAAATCTCCGACGCGGCGGCTGATGATTCCGAAGTAGATCTCATCTTGATGGATATCGTCATGCCGGAAATAGATGGAATCGAAGCGACTCGCATTATCAAATCCATGGCGCATTTGCGGGATATACCGATCGTCATGGTCAGCGCGTTGAGCGAAGAAGACAGCCTGGTGCGGGCCTTCGACGTAGGGGCTATCGACTTTATCAACAAACCCATCAACAAAGTAGAATTGCGGGCGAGGGTTCGTACTCAACTTAAGTTGAAAAACGAAATCAACAAACGCAAGGCGCGCGAAAAGGAGTTAATCAAAATCTCCCGGCTCTTGGAAGACGCCAACGCCCAATTGAAAAAACTTTCCGAACTCGATGGATTGACCAACATCCCCAACCGGCGCTGCTTCGACCGGTCGTTCAAACAGGAATGGATGCGAGGAATCCGCGAATATCAACCGGTCGCCATCCTAATGATCGACATCGATTATTTTAAAGCCTATAACGATCATTACGGCCATCAACAAGGCGATACCTGCCTGCGCCAAATCGCTTTGGCCGTCAGCGACGCCGTCAAGCGCCCCGGCGATTTGGCGGCCCGCTACGGCGGCGAAGAATTCGTCGTTTATTTATCCAATACCTCCTTGGAGGGCGCCGTCAGCGTAGCGGTCGAGATTCAGGACAACGTCAACCTTCTCGCCATTGAACACGCCGCCTCGATTATCAATACTCGCGTTACCGTCAGCATCGGCTGCTCGAGCATGATCCCCGATCCCTCCGTAGAGCCGGACGAACTGATTAAATCAGCGGATCGGGCTTTATATAAAGCAAAAAGACTGGGGCGCAATAAAATCCAAAGCGGCGTCATAACGCCGTTCGAATCCGCCGTCGATTCGAACGAAACGAATTAACCACCCTCATCGGCAAGATGTTGCCATCTTCCTCTTGACCCCGCTGCTCGTTGCGGACAAACTCCAACCATCCGTAACGATATCGATTCGCTCTTGGGAAAAATCGTTGAATGAAGATCCTCCCGTCACGCTCCACCGCCGGATTTAGCGTTATTGTTTTTATTCTATTGGTTATATTCCCTCCTCCTATCTGCTATGCCCATGACGATCCCAACGCTTCCGTCCCCTCGCTCGGCGCCTTGAAGACGGACGCGCCTCTCAAAGCCGACGGGATTCTTGACGAACCATTCTGGAAAGACGCTGAAACAGGATCGAATTTTATCGACATGCGCACCGACAAACCCGCCAAGCAACAAACCCTGGTTCGCGTCGCTTACACCCGCACTCATATTTACGTCGCCGTGGAATGTCTCGACGACAAGATCGGCGATGTTCACGCCAGCGAGCAGCGGGAAGACCGCGAATTCAAAGGCGACGATTGGGTGGAAGTCCATTTTGATCCCATTCACACCCACCGCTCGAAATACGCTTTCTTTTCCAATCCCCTCGGAACCCGCGCCGACGCCAGCGAAGGCCCTTCCGGCGTCTTCAACCGCGGTTGGACGGCGGATTGGGAATTGGGCGCAAAGATTCTCGAAGACCGCTGGGTATTCGAAATGAGCATCCCGCTCAAAATCATGAATTACAACCGGAAAGACGGACAAACCTGGGGACTGAATTTCACCCGTTTTCTCGTCCGTACCGACGAAACCAGCTTTTGGAGTTTCAATCCCACTAATTTTTATAAGCCGCGCTACTTCGGACATCTCACCGGCCTTGATCTCGCTGACAGCGAATTCGACCGCAATTGGGAAATTACGCCCTACATTAGTTCGCGTCTGGATTACAACAGCGATACGGATGCGTTTTTTCAGACGGGCGTCGACGTCGGTTTCCGCCTGACGCCCTCCATCACTACAGCTTGGACGCTCAATCCCGATTTCGGCCAG from Candidatus Omnitrophota bacterium includes these protein-coding regions:
- a CDS encoding diguanylate cyclase, yielding MKILIVDDSKTFRQVLKAVLSSAGYNELIEAESAKEAFDILKISDAAADDSEVDLILMDIVMPEIDGIEATRIIKSMAHLRDIPIVMVSALSEEDSLVRAFDVGAIDFINKPINKVELRARVRTQLKLKNEINKRKAREKELIKISRLLEDANAQLKKLSELDGLTNIPNRRCFDRSFKQEWMRGIREYQPVAILMIDIDYFKAYNDHYGHQQGDTCLRQIALAVSDAVKRPGDLAARYGGEEFVVYLSNTSLEGAVSVAVEIQDNVNLLAIEHAASIINTRVTVSIGCSSMIPDPSVEPDELIKSADRALYKAKRLGRNKIQSGVITPFESAVDSNETN